In Granulicatella elegans, one genomic interval encodes:
- a CDS encoding type 1 glutamine amidotransferase: MKIRICHLYGNLMNTYGDNGNLLMLQYRAKKLGYEVETTLISLGDPFNPEDFDIVMFGGGQDYEQTIVAKDLQSKKNDLIHFIEDDGVFLGICGGFQLLGRYYINAAGEKLDGIGAIDCYTNGQFDHRFIGDITIYDEETGETYVGYENHIGRTYLCKGLKPLGTVTSGNGNNDEDKTEGVHYRNVFCSYFHGPLLVRNQHLADRMIELAAQRQLKKQH; encoded by the coding sequence ATGAAAATCAGAATTTGTCATTTATACGGAAATTTAATGAATACTTATGGAGATAATGGGAATCTACTAATGCTCCAATATCGCGCCAAAAAGCTAGGCTATGAGGTCGAAACGACATTGATTAGTTTAGGAGACCCATTTAATCCTGAAGACTTTGACATCGTCATGTTCGGTGGTGGACAAGACTATGAACAAACCATCGTTGCCAAAGACTTACAATCTAAAAAAAACGACTTAATTCACTTCATCGAAGACGATGGCGTTTTTTTAGGAATTTGCGGTGGCTTCCAATTATTAGGACGTTACTACATCAATGCGGCCGGTGAAAAATTAGATGGAATTGGAGCCATTGATTGCTATACAAATGGTCAATTTGACCACCGATTTATCGGAGATATTACAATTTACGATGAAGAAACAGGAGAAACATATGTTGGTTACGAAAACCACATCGGAAGAACCTATCTCTGCAAAGGACTTAAACCATTAGGTACCGTCACTAGCGGAAATGGAAATAATGACGAAGATAAAACAGAAGGTGTGCATTACAGAAATGTCTTCTGCTCATACTTCCATGGACCACTGCTCGTTCGAAACCAACACCTCGCTGATCGTATGATTGAATTAGCCGCACAACGACAATTAAAGAAACAACATTAA
- a CDS encoding Mur ligase family protein produces the protein MNIRTKFAIEAGKLTRWALQTFTNGGSSFPGKVAHAIDPHILKHLSDHYEVIIVSGTNGKTLTTSLIVQLLKQKYPNILTNPTGANLTQGIVSTFLNHTPVKGEKNIAVLEVDEATIKHITPFIQPKLFVFTNIFRDQMDRFGEIYTTYQYMLDGASFAPEATILSNGDAPIFNSDTLPNPRLYFGFDHAEDGHYQAHYNTDGILCPHCHSILQYHFITYSNLGKYYCPNGDFKRPELDYAVTELTELSLTKSSFKIDGFDFSLPIGGLYNIYNALSAYAAARFFGLTPEEIQAGFGQAQRVFGRQETFTFEDKEVMINLIKNPVGFNQIIQLLGYEKEDFSLAVLLNDNYADGQDISWIWDGEFEELAKLTPKKTYIGGLRVDDLETRMEVAGFTTLTKTENNDALIEKLKSVPTKKINILATYTALLQLRKDLAKHGYLKEGMTS, from the coding sequence GTGAATATACGTACCAAATTTGCTATTGAAGCGGGGAAATTAACTCGCTGGGCACTTCAAACTTTTACAAATGGTGGAAGTAGCTTCCCAGGAAAAGTAGCTCATGCTATTGATCCACATATTTTAAAACATTTATCAGACCATTATGAAGTCATTATTGTTAGTGGGACAAATGGAAAGACATTAACGACTTCTTTAATCGTTCAATTATTAAAACAAAAATACCCCAATATTTTAACAAATCCAACAGGAGCAAATTTAACACAAGGAATTGTTTCTACTTTTTTAAATCATACACCTGTTAAAGGTGAAAAAAATATTGCTGTATTAGAAGTAGACGAAGCAACGATTAAACATATTACACCATTTATTCAACCAAAATTATTCGTATTTACAAATATTTTCCGTGATCAAATGGATCGTTTCGGCGAAATTTATACAACTTACCAATATATGTTAGACGGTGCAAGCTTTGCTCCTGAGGCTACTATTCTATCAAATGGAGATGCACCAATTTTCAATAGTGATACTCTTCCAAATCCAAGACTGTATTTTGGATTTGATCATGCAGAAGATGGTCACTATCAAGCACACTACAATACGGACGGTATTTTATGTCCACATTGCCATTCCATTTTACAATATCATTTTATTACATATAGTAATTTAGGAAAATACTACTGCCCAAACGGAGATTTCAAACGCCCTGAATTAGACTATGCGGTCACAGAATTAACAGAATTATCTCTGACAAAATCTTCTTTCAAAATTGATGGATTTGATTTTTCACTTCCAATTGGAGGACTTTATAATATTTATAATGCACTAAGTGCCTATGCTGCTGCTAGATTTTTTGGCTTAACTCCTGAAGAAATCCAAGCAGGATTTGGACAAGCGCAAAGAGTCTTCGGTCGTCAAGAAACCTTTACATTTGAAGACAAAGAAGTCATGATTAATTTAATTAAAAATCCAGTAGGATTTAACCAAATTATCCAACTACTTGGCTATGAAAAAGAAGATTTTTCACTGGCTGTCTTATTAAACGATAATTATGCAGATGGACAAGATATTAGTTGGATCTGGGATGGTGAATTTGAAGAACTCGCAAAACTTACTCCAAAAAAAACATACATTGGCGGACTTCGAGTTGATGACTTAGAAACTCGAATGGAAGTTGCAGGATTTACAACTCTCACAAAAACAGAAAACAATGATGCCTTAATTGAAAAATTAAAATCAGTACCAACGAAAAAAATTAATATTTTAGCAACGTATACGGCATTATTACAACTCCGTAAAGACTTAGCGAAACACGGTTACTTGAAAGAGGGAATGACTTCATGA
- a CDS encoding thymidine kinase, with protein MAQLFFKYGAMNSGKSIEILKVAHNYEEQNKSVLLFTSAIDDRDEVGYVSSRIGIRRQAIPIYDATDIISIVKEQEVKPACILIDESQFLSREHILDLAHIVDILDIPVMAFGLKNDFQNELFTGSKYLLLYADKIEEIKTICWYCHKKASMNMRVVDGKPVYTGEQIQIGGNESYYPVCRYHYSHPGKERS; from the coding sequence GTGGCACAATTATTTTTTAAATACGGTGCAATGAATAGTGGAAAGTCGATTGAAATTTTAAAAGTTGCTCATAATTATGAAGAACAAAATAAATCTGTATTATTATTTACCAGTGCAATCGATGATCGTGATGAAGTAGGATATGTTTCTAGTCGTATTGGAATTCGAAGACAAGCGATTCCGATTTATGATGCAACAGATATTATTTCCATTGTAAAAGAACAAGAGGTAAAACCTGCTTGTATTTTAATTGATGAGTCTCAATTTTTAAGTAGAGAACATATTTTAGATTTAGCACATATAGTAGATATTTTGGATATTCCAGTAATGGCTTTTGGCTTAAAAAATGATTTCCAAAATGAATTATTTACCGGCTCTAAATATTTATTATTATATGCTGATAAAATTGAGGAAATTAAAACGATTTGCTGGTACTGCCATAAAAAGGCAAGTATGAATATGCGTGTTGTAGATGGAAAACCTGTTTATACAGGTGAACAAATTCAAATTGGTGGGAATGAATCGTATTATCCCGTATGCCGTTATCATTATTCACACCCAGGTAAAGAAAGATCTTAA
- the prfA gene encoding peptide chain release factor 1 has protein sequence MFDQLDSFIIRYDELSELLSDPDVISDTKRFMELTKEESNLRPKVETFKRYQQVVEEIGDTEEMLGEGLDSEMAEMAKEELASLKKEKVELEEKIKFLLLPEDPNDGKNIIMEIRGAAGGDEAALFAGDLLSMYQKYAESQGWRVEVMDANITGIGGYKEVILMITGDNVFSKLKYESGAHRVQRVPSTESQGRVHTSTATVVVMPEAEEVEIELEDKDIRVDIYHASGAGGQHVNKTASAVRLTHLPTGIVVAMQDERSQLKNREKAMKVLRARVYDKISQEAQSEYDANRKSAVGTGDRSERIRTYNFPQNRVTDHRIGLTLQKLDQVLAGKIDEIVDALILYDHTEKLEQLNNGNN, from the coding sequence ATGTTTGATCAATTAGATAGTTTTATTATTCGCTATGATGAGTTATCTGAGTTATTAAGTGACCCAGATGTTATTAGCGACACAAAACGTTTCATGGAATTAACAAAAGAAGAGTCTAATTTGCGTCCGAAAGTTGAAACTTTTAAACGTTATCAGCAAGTAGTGGAAGAAATTGGCGATACAGAAGAAATGTTAGGAGAAGGCTTAGATAGTGAAATGGCTGAAATGGCTAAAGAAGAATTAGCTTCTCTTAAAAAAGAAAAAGTAGAATTAGAAGAAAAAATTAAATTCTTATTATTACCAGAAGATCCAAATGATGGTAAAAACATTATTATGGAAATTCGTGGGGCTGCTGGTGGAGATGAAGCAGCATTATTTGCGGGAGATTTATTATCCATGTACCAAAAATATGCTGAGTCACAAGGTTGGCGTGTAGAAGTGATGGATGCTAACATTACAGGTATCGGTGGATATAAAGAAGTTATTTTAATGATTACAGGGGATAATGTATTCTCAAAATTAAAATATGAATCAGGAGCTCATCGTGTGCAACGTGTTCCTTCAACAGAATCACAAGGGCGTGTTCATACATCAACTGCAACAGTTGTAGTGATGCCTGAAGCTGAAGAAGTAGAGATTGAATTAGAAGATAAAGATATTCGTGTAGATATTTATCATGCTTCTGGTGCGGGTGGACAACACGTTAATAAAACAGCTTCTGCCGTTCGCTTAACTCACTTACCAACAGGTATTGTCGTAGCCATGCAAGATGAACGTTCTCAATTAAAAAATAGAGAGAAAGCGATGAAAGTATTACGTGCTCGTGTCTACGATAAAATCTCTCAAGAAGCTCAATCAGAATATGATGCAAATAGAAAATCTGCCGTTGGTACAGGGGATCGTTCAGAACGTATTCGTACATACAATTTCCCTCAAAACCGTGTGACAGATCACCGAATTGGATTAACGTTACAAAAATTAGACCAAGTTCTTGCAGGAAAAATTGATGAAATTGTCGATGCATTAATTTTATACGATCACACTGAAAAATTGGAGCAATTAAATAATGGAAATAACTAA
- the prmC gene encoding peptide chain release factor N(5)-glutamine methyltransferase translates to MEITNPTNQEVLVRASCFLQERQPSFSKEDCEWYARQLSLYLNQWTMTELLIHLNQPAVIGLWGKMEPLLIRLSNFEPLQYITKQAEFYGREFIVSPDTLIPRPETEELVEKIIVFLTEHSSGKVLEIGVGTGCIIHTLALECPGFSYQGVDISEGALEVAKKNQEKYQIENVSLYRSDVFQEVSPQKFVCMISNPPYIDVLEKNVMDESVLRFEPEVALFAEDKGLAIYRNIAEHLETYLLEEGQAFFEIGFQQGKVVQQLFKQYCPNRKVSIHKDLSGNDRMIIVGRRR, encoded by the coding sequence ATGGAAATAACTAATCCAACGAATCAGGAAGTCCTAGTTAGGGCTTCTTGTTTTTTACAAGAAAGACAACCTTCTTTTTCGAAAGAAGATTGTGAATGGTATGCTCGCCAATTAAGCTTATATTTGAATCAGTGGACGATGACAGAGTTACTCATTCATTTGAATCAGCCTGCAGTAATTGGATTATGGGGAAAGATGGAACCACTACTCATTCGTTTATCAAATTTTGAACCATTGCAATATATTACAAAGCAAGCTGAGTTTTATGGACGAGAATTTATTGTGAGCCCTGACACTTTAATTCCAAGACCTGAGACAGAAGAATTAGTTGAAAAAATTATTGTCTTTTTAACTGAACATTCTAGTGGAAAAGTGTTAGAAATTGGAGTAGGGACAGGTTGTATCATTCATACATTAGCTTTAGAATGTCCTGGATTTTCTTATCAAGGTGTGGATATTTCAGAAGGAGCGCTTGAAGTTGCTAAGAAAAATCAAGAGAAATATCAGATAGAAAATGTTTCTTTATATCGAAGCGATGTATTTCAAGAAGTTTCTCCTCAAAAATTTGTATGTATGATTAGTAATCCTCCTTATATTGATGTTTTAGAGAAAAATGTGATGGATGAATCGGTTTTACGCTTTGAACCAGAAGTAGCTCTTTTTGCAGAAGATAAGGGGTTAGCGATTTACCGTAATATTGCAGAACATTTAGAAACTTATTTATTAGAGGAAGGTCAAGCCTTTTTTGAAATTGGATTCCAGCAAGGAAAAGTTGTTCAGCAATTATTTAAACAGTATTGTCCAAATCGAAAAGTGAGTATTCATAAAGATTTATCAGGAAATGACCGAATGATTATTGTAGGAAGGAGGAGGTAA
- a CDS encoding L-threonylcarbamoyladenylate synthase, whose amino-acid sequence MKTKIFHQETLDKAAFLLKEGEVVAFPTETVYGLGAIATSQEAVLKVFEAKGRPSDNPLIVHVHSVDQVMDTVEEFPESAKLLAKHFWPGPLTMILKAKPGIYAPALSAGLPTVSFRMPNHELTLSLIEQVGVPLVGPSANQSTKPSPTRVQHVTEDMDGRIAGIVDGGDTSVGVESTVIDLTNEEGPVILRPGVITKEEIEPIIGPLVEYMKTTTGEKVIPKSPGMKYRHYAPTTPVVVVEGSLEFWHQLIEEYQAKGEKVAVMASDDILDAVSSTVNESYSLGKKDSVADMNHHLFHALRSLDHTDATIILAQASVKKGAGLAYMNRLEKASSSTKKER is encoded by the coding sequence ATGAAAACAAAAATTTTTCATCAAGAAACATTAGACAAAGCAGCTTTTTTATTGAAAGAAGGAGAAGTTGTCGCTTTTCCAACAGAAACGGTGTATGGATTAGGAGCGATTGCAACAAGCCAAGAGGCGGTCTTAAAAGTATTTGAAGCAAAGGGCAGACCAAGTGATAATCCATTAATTGTTCATGTTCATTCTGTAGACCAAGTCATGGATACCGTTGAAGAATTTCCAGAAAGTGCAAAATTATTAGCGAAACATTTCTGGCCAGGGCCATTAACGATGATTTTAAAAGCGAAACCTGGTATTTATGCACCTGCATTATCAGCTGGACTACCTACTGTATCATTTAGAATGCCAAATCATGAGTTGACATTATCATTAATTGAACAAGTTGGAGTTCCATTAGTGGGTCCAAGCGCCAATCAATCGACAAAACCAAGTCCGACAAGAGTTCAACATGTGACGGAAGATATGGATGGAAGAATTGCGGGTATCGTAGATGGTGGAGATACAAGTGTAGGCGTTGAATCTACAGTAATTGATTTAACAAATGAAGAAGGTCCCGTTATTCTACGACCTGGAGTCATTACAAAAGAAGAAATTGAACCAATTATCGGGCCATTAGTGGAATATATGAAAACAACAACGGGGGAAAAAGTAATTCCTAAATCTCCAGGGATGAAATATCGTCACTATGCTCCAACTACCCCTGTCGTTGTGGTGGAAGGTTCTTTAGAGTTTTGGCATCAATTGATTGAAGAATATCAAGCAAAAGGTGAAAAAGTTGCAGTTATGGCATCGGATGATATTTTAGATGCAGTGAGTTCAACTGTAAATGAGTCTTATTCATTAGGCAAAAAAGATTCAGTTGCAGATATGAATCATCATTTATTTCATGCATTGCGCTCGTTAGATCATACCGATGCGACTATTATTTTAGCGCAAGCAAGTGTCAAAAAGGGCGCGGGATTAGCGTATATGAATCGCTTAGAAAAAGCGTCTAGTAGTACTAAAAAAGAAAGATAG
- the glyA gene encoding serine hydroxymethyltransferase gives MTQFKEDILVFEAIEKEALRQKHGIELIASENFVSPAVLRAQGSILTNKYAEGYPNRRYYGGCEYVDVIEQLAIDRVKELFGAEYANVQPHSGSQANMAAYRALVSKGDKILGMDLSHGGHLTHGMGVNFSGQDYDFIAYGLNPETEMIDYDALEEIAKTERPKLIVAGASAYPREIDFKRISEIAKSIDAYFMVDMAHIAGLVAKGAHQNPVPYADVVTSTTHKTLRGPRGGLILTKQEFAKKINSAIFPGIQGGPLEHVIAAKAVAFHEALQPAFGEYIKHVVENAKAMAEVFNESGIRPISGGTDNHLLLLDITSTGLNGKEAQELLDSVGITVNKNSIPFDPLPPMKTSGIRVGTAAITTRGFNKEAAKKVAKLIVETLAHATDEGKLDEVRQSVQELTKQFPLYE, from the coding sequence ATGACACAATTTAAAGAAGACATACTTGTGTTTGAAGCGATTGAAAAAGAAGCTTTGCGTCAAAAGCATGGCATTGAATTAATTGCTTCAGAAAACTTCGTTTCACCTGCTGTATTAAGAGCGCAAGGTAGCATTTTAACAAATAAATATGCTGAAGGTTACCCGAATCGTCGTTACTATGGCGGATGTGAATATGTCGATGTAATTGAACAATTAGCAATCGACCGTGTAAAAGAATTATTTGGAGCGGAATATGCCAATGTTCAACCCCATTCTGGTTCTCAAGCGAATATGGCGGCTTATCGAGCGCTTGTTTCAAAAGGAGATAAAATTTTAGGAATGGATTTAAGTCATGGTGGACATTTAACTCATGGAATGGGAGTTAACTTCTCTGGTCAAGATTATGATTTTATTGCGTATGGATTGAATCCAGAAACAGAAATGATTGATTATGATGCCTTAGAAGAAATTGCTAAAACAGAACGTCCAAAACTAATTGTTGCAGGAGCTTCTGCTTATCCAAGAGAAATTGATTTCAAACGTATTAGTGAAATTGCCAAAAGTATTGATGCTTATTTCATGGTAGATATGGCGCATATTGCAGGATTAGTGGCAAAAGGAGCTCACCAAAATCCAGTACCGTATGCAGATGTTGTCACTTCAACAACGCATAAAACATTACGCGGACCAAGAGGTGGTTTAATTTTAACGAAACAAGAATTTGCGAAAAAAATTAATAGTGCTATCTTCCCAGGTATTCAAGGGGGACCATTAGAACATGTAATTGCAGCAAAAGCAGTTGCGTTCCATGAAGCACTTCAACCGGCTTTTGGAGAGTATATCAAACATGTCGTTGAAAATGCAAAAGCAATGGCGGAAGTCTTTAATGAAAGTGGAATCCGTCCAATTTCTGGGGGAACAGATAATCATTTATTATTACTAGATATTACTTCTACTGGCTTGAACGGGAAAGAAGCTCAAGAATTATTAGATAGTGTAGGAATTACAGTGAATAAAAATTCCATTCCATTTGATCCACTGCCACCAATGAAAACAAGTGGTATTCGTGTAGGAACAGCAGCTATTACTACTCGTGGCTTTAATAAAGAAGCAGCGAAGAAAGTGGCAAAATTAATTGTAGAAACACTAGCTCATGCAACTGATGAAGGGAAGTTAGACGAAGTTCGTCAATCTGTACAAGAGTTGACAAAACAATTTCCGTTATATGAATAA
- the upp gene encoding uracil phosphoribosyltransferase, whose translation MGNFHVLDHPLIQHKLTMIRQKDCGTKVFREVVNEISMLMAYEVSRDLPLEDVEIETPLVKTTLKTLAGKKVAIIPILRAGLGMVDGILELIPAAKIGHVGMYRDHDTLQPVEYFVKLPSDISERQLFVVDPMLATGGSAVAAIDALLKRGAHPRSIKFCCLVAAPEGVKVLQEAHPEIDIYAAALDERLDENGYILPGLGDAGDRLFGTK comes from the coding sequence ATGGGTAATTTTCATGTGTTAGATCATCCGTTAATCCAACATAAATTAACGATGATTCGACAAAAAGATTGTGGAACAAAAGTCTTTCGTGAGGTTGTAAATGAAATTTCAATGTTGATGGCATATGAAGTTTCAAGAGATTTACCATTAGAGGATGTGGAGATTGAAACACCTTTAGTGAAAACAACACTGAAAACTTTAGCTGGGAAAAAAGTTGCCATTATTCCTATTTTACGTGCTGGTTTAGGAATGGTTGACGGAATTTTAGAATTAATTCCAGCTGCCAAAATTGGACATGTCGGAATGTATCGTGATCATGATACATTACAACCTGTTGAGTATTTCGTTAAATTGCCTTCAGATATTTCTGAAAGACAATTATTTGTAGTTGACCCAATGTTAGCTACAGGGGGATCGGCAGTGGCTGCGATTGATGCGTTATTAAAACGTGGAGCGCATCCGCGATCGATTAAGTTTTGTTGTCTTGTAGCAGCGCCAGAAGGAGTAAAAGTTCTTCAAGAAGCGCATCCGGAAATCGATATTTATGCTGCGGCATTAGATGAGCGATTAGACGAAAATGGCTATATCCTTCCGGGATTGGGCGATGCTGGTGATCGCCTATTTGGAACCAAATAA